The genome window TCATTAGATTTCATCATGTAAACTTCCATTCTTTTGTAGAATGCAAATCTATATGGAGTTATAATAGGTTCTCAATACTGAATACTTAAATCTTGGTTCTTCTGTAGAATAGGTACCTGGTGACAACATTAAAGGTTGTTCCTAGAGGTACAGAAGGTGCAATCAGTATTGAGGGTACTATTGCTGGAATTCTAGCGTCTGTGTTTCTTGCAGGTGCTGGTTATCTTCTTGGGCAGGTACATTTTTTTTGTTTGAAATTCAGCACCATCAGAAACATTCTTGGTCCTGTCTTTAGTATACCAGTGTTTCTACAGTATGATAGTAAATctagaaattgcaatttctacATGGAAGCTACAGTGACTGGTGAATTTTATACTTCTTACCTGGACTTCAAAATTGGCTTCCCTCTTTTTGTAGGGCGCGTTAGGATTTGAAAAAAAAATCTTGAAAAGTATATTTGACCATTAGCTTATCTTACAATAAAAACATCAATTGCAACAAATTTGATTTCATATTAAAGATCTCTGAAATGAATCTCTTGGTGCAAGCTTTGTAATTACTAGACATGCATATAGTTTGACTAATTGTTGTCGGATTTTACGAAGACTGATGTTTTCAAATCCTAATACACCAAGAAGAAAAGGAGGGAGTCCATGGTTACTGAGAAAAGAATCCTGTGTTATGCTGCAGGTGGATGTATCACAAGTTGTGTTATGCGTTCTTGCTTCTCAGATTGCAAATTATGTTGAGAGCTATATTGGGGCCACTTTACAAGACAAGGAAGGTTTTGAATGGGTCAGTTTGCATTTTTACCTGACTAAATACTGTTGCTTCATCTACAGAGTTTCTTTGGACTTTTTTTTTTTCAATTGGTCCATTTCTTCATTCAGCATGTTTTGTTGGGTTGCTAACTGTTATGCTGCTTGCAACTTTGCATCACCAAATTGGCTTACATGAAGTTTTGTAGGAGTACCAGTGGTGTATTAATAGGGCCATCATCATTTATGTGTGCCATAAATACATCCGCTACCCTGTGGACAACTAACCATCTTATTCACCTCATGACCTCCTAGATCAATTTCAGCATAATCAGCTGAGGACATTCTCAGCATGTGGTTTAATACAACCAAGTCTATAATCCAGATCATTTTGGTATAACCCAATATTGATATGGTATAATCCAAAGGGCATTATATAATTTCATTTGCTGGTATTTGTATAGCTTTTATATGTTTAGTAACATTGGTGTATGCCTGCATCTTATTGGGAGTTAGAGAATATATTAGCTGCTAGTCTGCTACAGCACTTGGCGTCTGTTTTTAGGCATGTAAACTAATTATAAGGACGCATCATATATACATAGTGCATTTGTCAATATTGTTTCTGGTATCTATTGGCGGCTGAGCTTCTGTtgacaatgatcaacttgaatccaTGACATCACTTAAGGTTTTCTTCTGGATGATTTTTTTTAGTTGCAGGAAGACCATTTATATTGAGCTTCACTGTTTCTTATTCTTAGTATACCACGCTTAGGCTTGTATACTTCGTggatttttctctctctctcttgaaaCTAATGGTGAATATTGTTCTATGCAGCTGAATAACGATATTGTCAATGTACTGAATATCTCTATTGGTGCCATATTGGCTGTTCTAACGCAGCAGCTGCTCGTCAGTTGGAGatcttaatttttccttttgacttAGGTCTGCATCCACTATTCGAATTTTATTCTTGTAGTAGCTGCCATATTTTGCCCATCTGAAATGTAATCATAGATTCACATTTGGGCCCATCCTAACTTTCTCTAGGTTCCGGTCTTTGTTATGCCTACTGTGAAAATGCAAAACTGTCTTTCCTTCAGTTACATTGAGGAGTTCTCTAATTATGCTGTTAACTTAGGCAGATGTTGATTAGGATCTGTTTGATAGAGCTCTCAAAGTGTTTTTTGGGAGCTGAAAACAATTTTTTTTATTAAGAAGTGGGTGATTTTATGCTAATTACGTGAAGTAATTCCTGAAAATAAACTAGGAGATTAAGAGCTGCAAAAGGTACTTTCTTTAAAATCATTCCACACACAGAATTATTTTATGTATAGCCTAGAGATTCATTTTTATCCAAAGAACCACTTTCCAGAACATACTagtttttttctatttttttttcTCTTGCGTGCGATTCTTAAGTTATGATACCAATCAATTTCTATTTCTAGGGAggttttcttggtaaaaaaatcgaTCACAAATTAAAACTGATGAGTGTCAGATGCCatgtaaaataaaataaaagtaaACTTCAGTATCATGTGTACTTTAATATTACCTCCATTGACGGtggctagttcatttttgaactaaaaataGGTATTCATATAAGTGACAATGAGTTCTGAATTTTACATTATAAGATTTAATGGTACGATCGGATTCTATTTCTATTAATTtttaaattaaaatttatttagaGTCATGTGAAGAAGTCATGTTAAGAATTATTTGGATTGTGGTTCATTACCAGCTCTATCTATTTATCGTTGAGCAAAGAGCCAAGCTGGCACTGTAGCAGGTGGTGATTGTCCGGTAATCTCGTAACAATAAACAGGGGCTTCCTTTATTTGAAGGCGTTTGATGGGACATGTGCGTCGCGAGGTGACGCGGTTGCAGGCACCTCTCCATCCTTCTGCCAAGCATCACATGGCGCGTGCTTTTGTAGAGAATCCGGCGCTGATCGGTCATCTCAGTGGCTCAGTCTGCAGTGCACCACCCAACACTATTGCCTTCGGTACCAGTAATGCCTGAGTCGAACAGCTTTTTTTTTGTCACGTCGGCTGGGACGTGCCGACGCACAGCCCACACCAGGGTTGGGATTTGGGCCTTTGAGGTGTTGGGCAAAGCCAGGGCTCGCGCCGACGTGCGGGTGCGGGGTCGTTCCACTGCCGCGGCGTGTGACACCTGAATCCTTTGGAGTCTTTTTTCATCAGTGTTCGGATTTCTGTCTTGCACTCTTGTTCACCGCCATCCTACTTCCACAGTTGGCAACGGAGCACGGGAGGCAACGGCCCCCCCCCCTTTTACACTTAACCATCCAGCGATCTCAGTGACAGTGTGTAGGAGTACGGCTGCGTCTCGATTTATAACATTCGCGCTTACCTAAATCTCTCTAAGAATAATGTTCATGTCTGCACTTCTAAATTGATTtattataaaaaaaataaaaattataaTCAACTTTATGATATTTATTTTTATTATAAAGTATTGGTGTTTTATTTATAATTGATTGTTCTTAAAATAGTAAAGCATAATATTATGTGCTAAAATTGTATTCTCATTCAGGGTGTAGCTAGCGCACGACCAGTCAAACTACGTACACTGTATTACTCGATCCTGCTACTATACAGCAAGAACCTCAAGCGTGCGGTTCCTTGTGAGTGACCCCTACTGGCTACTGCTACAGCGGAGGCAAGATCCTGGATGCGGACCTCCGTTTGTGGGATTACGGCGGGCGACACGAACGCACGGCGAGGCCTTGCCTGGACGGGCCCCGTGCCGGTGCCCCCCCCCCTGTTCTGCTTGTATCTGGCGCGCTTTCTCTCATGTCGCGTCAATCGAGTCGCTCACGCGAGTCACCTGTTTTCTTTACTGGAAGTGCAACCCCCTGTTTTACTGCAAGTGCAAGTGCAAAGGCTTCATGGCGAGACTCACTCTCCCCAGTCCCCAAAGCCCAGAACCCCAGAGCCGCACGCGCGAGCGCGAACACCATGCTGCCGGCGCTCATTGCCCTGCTGCTGTCCCTGCTCCCCGCGGTCGCCGACGCAGCGTCAATGGATCCAACAGAGAGGGAGACGCTGTTCCGCGTCATGGAGGCCGTGTCCTCCGACCGGGACTGGCGCGTCGAGAGCCCCGACCCCTGCGGCGGGCCGTGGCCGGGGCTGGAGTGCAAGCCGGCCGCCGACGCGGGCGCGGCGCGCATGCACGTCACGCGGCTGGACTTCGGCGTGGAGCCCAACCCGACGTGCAAGGACTCGGCGTCCTTCCCTCCCGAGGTCTTCACCCTGCCGCACGTCCAGTCCCTCTTCTTCGTCGACTGCTTCACCAACCCGGCCGCCACCACGGCGCTCGCCCTGCCGCCGCCCGCCAACCTCTCGGCCACCGGCCTGCAGCAGCTCAGCATCCGGGCCAACCCGGCGCTGTCCGGCGTGATGCCGCCGGCGCTGGCCAGCCTCCGGTCGCTCCAGGTGCTCACCATCTCCCAGAACGGCCTGGTCCGCGGCGAGATCCCGCCGGGCATCGGGGACCTCACGTCGCTGCTGCGCCTCGACCTCAGCTACAACTCGCTCTCGGGGCCGGTGCCAAGCCAGATCGGCCAGCTCAAGAGCCTTGTCGGCCTGGACCTCAGCTACAACTCGCTCTCCGGCGCCATCCCGAGCCGCCTCGGCGAGCTGCGCCAGCTGCAGAAGCTGGACCTCAGCTCCAACAACCTCACCGCCGGCATCCCGGACGCCGTCGCCAACCTCACGTCGCTCACCTTCCTGGCGCTCAGCAACAACGGCCTCACCGGCCGTTTTCCTCCGGGCATCTCCGGGCTGCGGAGCCTCCAGTACCTCATCATGGACAGCAACCCCATGGGCGTCCCGCTGCCTTCTGAGCTCGGCAGCCTCGCCCGCCTGCAGGAGCTCCGCCTGGCCGGCTCCGGCTACTCGGGCCCGATACCGGACGCGTTCGGCCAGCTGGCGAGCCTGACGACGCTCTCGCTGCAGGACAACAACCTGACGGGACCCATCCCCGCGGCGCTCAGCCGGCTGGGCAGGATGTACCACCTGAACCTCAGCAACAACGCGCTCGGCGGGGCCGTGCCGTTCGACCGCGCGTTCCTGCGCCGGCTCGGCGGGAACCTCGACCTGAGCGGCAACTCCGGGCTGTGCCTGGACGACCGGAGCGCCCTGCGGGGCATCGGCGCCTGCCGAGGCGGCGGCGACGGTGGCACTCCGATGTCGTCGTCGGCGCGCACTAGCTCGGGGAGCAGAGGTGTGAGGGGTTCGCTGGTCGGCGCTGCGTGCGTGGCCGTGTGCTGCCTTCTTGCCTTGAACGAGCACGCTCTGTATTGACTGGACAATTGTGCTCGTACTACCATTATTGTAGGTGTAGTTGTGCGCTGAAGTGAAATGAACCGCTCTATGCTCTCGAGATGAGCAACGAGCCGGTGCAGTTACAATTTTTAGCTGCTGCGTATGCTAGAGCAGAGAGCCCGAGCCGTTTGAAATTGTATCACATCACACACGACCATCAGCTTAGCTAGCTCGTGCTGCCAGTGAAGTTCCAAATTGTAGTGTAGAGCAACAATAATTTAAGGAGCCGACGCTTTGAAGGAGCTGAGCTGAGAAGCACCGCGCGCGACAAGTACTACACATCTAGGCTAGCGGTCTCTCTTGTTTCGTCTCTTGTTTTAAAGTCGAAACAGCGCTGTCTGATCATATATACGGATGGCAACTGCCACATTTTACCCGTGTGCCTGCCGATAAAAACCCTATAAGATGCGGGTTTGAGTGTGAGTTTGTATCCGTGGGTACGGGTACGAATTTGATTCTCAACCCAACGTATTTTTTCTCATATGTATGAAAATGTTGTACATGTGGCCGCAAACCCGCATACCCGCGTGTGTATATATAATATGACGACTTTCTCTGTGGCCTCATGGCCCTGTGCACACAGTCCCCTCGTCACGGCCTCAGTGCAAAACAGGAAGCGTCTGCCCAGTCCCCTCCTCACGACCTTTGGTAGCTAGCTAATGGGCCTTGGCCCTTGGCAACGGCAAACACATTTCCACCGTGCATCTCAATTTAGTGCCACCCCGAAAGCTTTGAGCGAACAACGCCAATCAAATGATATAAAAGAAGACTACAGACGTCAGGGAACTCGTAGAACTCTTGGCTAAGATCGGTACATGTTTTTATCaatttaataaatatttattattatgtgttatcagtttaataaatatttattatatgACTGTGTCCGCAGGTGTACCCGCCGGTGCCATAAACCCGCGGGTAGCGGGTTTGGCTAACTTACGCTATCCGTCGCGAGTAGCGGGTGTGGGTACGGGTTTAATATTAATCTCGCAGGTACGGGTTCGTAATCTCTGTACCCGCGGGTTTTAAACTCGTTGCCATCCCTAATCGTATACTGTTAGCCAAAACACGGGGCATATCATTTTCATTGAAATCTATCCTTTATGGTGTTAATTTttgttttattttatcttctcggCTCACACAACATCCTCAGCGTCGACGCCTTAACTAACACCTATCAAGCCTTAACTAACATCCTTATGTGCTTTGACTCATGTTGGGGGCTTCTtcatctgaaggtcctcaaaaatactaACTTAACAATTATTTCTTAGCTTTGCTTCGAAGTGTTACATGTATAATATCGAAGGTAAGCACAAGCTTTGGACTAGTGACACGAGTACGTAGTGGATGAACAAGCTAAGGCCTAGAGAAGTCTGCAAGTCTGAATGAAGAAGCTAAGGCCCAGAGAAGTCTTCATGTCTTGTTTATCAAGACAACTAAAGTGATGGCATTGCCCTCAATGATTTACCTAGTTCAATGTATAGGCTTGCGGGTACAATTGTAATTTTGCTAAAGTTATACCCCGCGACTATAAATATAGGAACAATGTCATGCATTACACACGCTTTTTGGTCGGATAAAAGCAAATTGCTCTGTCTTCGAAGTTGTATTTCCTTCTCTCTTCTCTTGAAACTGTGCGGAGCCAAAGGTATATGTAATCTTTTGTTAAATAATAAAAAGGAGAAAgtaatattgtcggcgtttcgaaaccggggggtccctggaccgacgagtaaattgtcgccgcgtgccccagcccagatgggtcggcgcgagacggagcgcgaaggggggaggaagccggagggagacaggtgtgagaggtggaatcccgcggccttcgtgtttgtcccgcgcccaggtcgggtgcgcttgcagtagggggttacaagcgtccacgcgggagggagcgagcggcctcacgcgagcgccgtcccgtccttccccgcgtggccaaccctctgtaagagggccatggtccttccttttataggtgcaaggagaggatccaggt of Zea mays cultivar B73 chromosome 8, Zm-B73-REFERENCE-NAM-5.0, whole genome shotgun sequence contains these proteins:
- the LOC100192730 gene encoding Receptor like protein 29, with product MSRQSSRSRESPVFFTGSATPCFTASASAKASWRDSLSPVPKAQNPRAARASANTMLPALIALLLSLLPAVADAASMDPTERETLFRVMEAVSSDRDWRVESPDPCGGPWPGLECKPAADAGAARMHVTRLDFGVEPNPTCKDSASFPPEVFTLPHVQSLFFVDCFTNPAATTALALPPPANLSATGLQQLSIRANPALSGVMPPALASLRSLQVLTISQNGLVRGEIPPGIGDLTSLLRLDLSYNSLSGPVPSQIGQLKSLVGLDLSYNSLSGAIPSRLGELRQLQKLDLSSNNLTAGIPDAVANLTSLTFLALSNNGLTGRFPPGISGLRSLQYLIMDSNPMGVPLPSELGSLARLQELRLAGSGYSGPIPDAFGQLASLTTLSLQDNNLTGPIPAALSRLGRMYHLNLSNNALGGAVPFDRAFLRRLGGNLDLSGNSGLCLDDRSALRGIGACRGGGDGGTPMSSSARTSSGSRGVRGSLVGAACVAVCCLLALNEHALY